Proteins from one Romboutsia sp. CE17 genomic window:
- a CDS encoding DnaD domain protein, with protein MFFKEVNEIDLGETTIANIFIDIFMPMANGLYVKVYLLGYRQACDSNSNPKFDNSSIAKNLNVPLSDVIDAWKFWEKKSIIKMHKNDGMDDYDYSIEFLDLKRFYMENMHINTTSIKSNSDSIVSVAENPSIRKMFNSINQIIGRYLDPSEKINILDIMNKYNLDPDMVLYAYQYVKDKYGSARPVRYIETILRSWYDSNLYTPQDVENSFAVRKERYVLYKTIFNELGFYRQPSKEEERIMDTWLDKYHMDIEVILEACSKSKNVSKPSISYINGIIEKWKDKNINTLEDIKVLDEEYKTKNQNKFTSKTSNKNVPQAKTRYHNINQTFKNYSPDELEKLLQESQKGKFK; from the coding sequence ATGTTTTTTAAGGAAGTTAATGAAATAGATTTAGGAGAAACTACAATTGCCAATATCTTCATAGATATATTTATGCCTATGGCAAATGGTTTATACGTAAAAGTTTATCTTTTAGGTTATAGACAAGCATGTGACTCTAATTCCAATCCTAAATTTGATAATAGCTCTATAGCAAAAAATTTAAATGTTCCTTTATCAGATGTAATAGATGCTTGGAAGTTTTGGGAGAAAAAAAGCATAATTAAGATGCATAAAAACGACGGAATGGATGATTATGACTACTCTATAGAATTTTTAGACTTGAAGAGATTTTATATGGAAAATATGCATATTAATACTACCTCTATAAAATCTAACAGTGATAGCATTGTATCTGTTGCTGAAAATCCTAGCATAAGAAAAATGTTTAATTCAATTAATCAAATAATTGGTCGATACCTTGACCCTAGCGAAAAAATTAATATTCTAGATATTATGAATAAATATAATCTTGATCCAGATATGGTATTATATGCATATCAATATGTAAAGGACAAGTATGGTTCAGCTAGGCCTGTTAGATATATTGAAACAATACTTAGAAGTTGGTATGATTCTAATTTATATACACCTCAAGATGTTGAAAATAGCTTTGCAGTAAGAAAAGAAAGATATGTACTATACAAAACTATTTTCAATGAGTTAGGATTTTATAGGCAACCATCTAAAGAAGAAGAGCGTATTATGGATACTTGGTTAGATAAGTATCACATGGATATAGAAGTGATACTAGAAGCTTGCTCTAAGTCAAAGAATGTATCTAAACCATCTATATCTTATATAAATGGAATAATTGAGAAATGGAAAGATAAGAATATTAATACTTTAGAGGATATAAAAGTTTTAGACGAAGAGTATAAGACTAAAAATCAGAATAAATTTACAAGCAAAACCTCTAATAAAAATGTTCCTCAAGCTAAAACTAGATATCATAATATAAATCAAACATTTAAAAATTATAGTCCTGATGAATTAGAAAAGCTTCTTCAAGAAAGTCAAAAAGGTAAATTTAAGTAG
- a CDS encoding MATE family efflux transporter codes for MENQQVLRDEKISKLLLKYSVPAILAMMAASLYNTVDRAFIGSIPNVGALAISGLGVTMPMLTIIGAFAVSISVGGSTNISIKLGENNKEEAEKILGSTFALELVVGVIITIGAIFFLDKSLYMFGASEHTIKYAREYMSVICFGAIFNLPGFSLNGAIRAEGNPKLAANMMISTCILNLILDPIFIFGFGFGIKGAAIGTVICQLVTFIWTSYYFTKGKSTLKLRVNNIKLDKKIVKAIIIIALTPFAMELAAGSIHLVTNKVLKVYGGDLAIGAMTAVTSISLMFLMPIFGLSQGMQTIIAYNYGAKQYNRAKKTLGLALIVSTIILTLGLIAVKLVPELFVGIFTNDKELMELAVKGIDLNLITLPLVGVSILGPVYFQSVGKAKVSMFLTLLRQVILLIPIIYIIPKIFGLNGVWISQPISDIGAMIIVSIFLIKEFKSEKVKTFA; via the coding sequence ATGGAAAATCAACAAGTACTAAGAGACGAAAAAATAAGTAAACTTTTATTAAAATATTCTGTACCTGCTATTTTGGCCATGATGGCAGCATCTCTTTACAATACTGTAGATAGAGCTTTTATAGGATCAATACCAAATGTAGGGGCACTAGCTATATCAGGTCTAGGTGTAACTATGCCAATGCTCACTATAATAGGGGCATTTGCAGTATCTATATCAGTAGGTGGAAGTACAAATATATCAATAAAGTTAGGTGAAAATAATAAAGAAGAAGCAGAAAAAATATTAGGAAGTACATTTGCATTAGAATTAGTAGTAGGAGTTATAATAACTATTGGAGCTATATTCTTCTTAGATAAATCACTTTATATGTTTGGAGCTAGTGAACATACTATAAAATATGCTAGAGAATACATGAGTGTAATTTGCTTTGGAGCGATATTTAATTTACCTGGATTTTCACTAAATGGAGCTATAAGAGCTGAAGGAAATCCAAAGCTCGCGGCAAATATGATGATAAGTACGTGTATACTAAATTTAATTCTAGATCCAATTTTTATATTTGGTTTTGGGTTTGGAATTAAAGGAGCAGCTATAGGGACTGTAATCTGTCAGCTAGTTACATTTATATGGACTTCTTATTATTTTACAAAAGGAAAATCTACATTAAAACTAAGAGTAAATAATATAAAATTAGATAAAAAAATAGTTAAAGCTATTATAATTATAGCATTAACTCCTTTTGCAATGGAACTTGCAGCAGGGTCAATACATTTAGTTACGAATAAAGTTTTAAAAGTATATGGAGGAGACCTAGCAATTGGAGCCATGACAGCAGTAACTTCTATATCACTAATGTTCTTAATGCCTATATTTGGATTAAGTCAAGGGATGCAGACAATAATAGCATATAACTATGGTGCAAAACAATATAACAGAGCTAAGAAGACTTTAGGATTAGCTTTAATAGTTTCAACTATAATACTAACACTAGGTCTTATAGCAGTTAAATTAGTACCAGAATTATTTGTGGGAATATTTACAAATGACAAAGAATTAATGGAATTAGCAGTTAAAGGTATAGATTTAAATTTAATAACATTACCTCTAGTAGGTGTAAGTATATTAGGCCCAGTTTATTTCCAATCAGTTGGAAAAGCTAAAGTATCTATGTTCTTAACATTGTTAAGACAAGTTATTTTATTGATACCTATAATTTATATAATTCCTAAAATATTTGGATTAAATGGTGTCTGGATATCTCAACCTATATCAGATATAGGTGCAATGATAATAGTAAGTATATTTTTAATTAAAGAATTTAAGTCAGAAAAAGTAAAAACTTTTGCATAA
- a CDS encoding ATP-binding protein yields MKESKLREILVSYERKRDKAESDLEDRKRDVYNQIPEIKAIDDEVSKLGLKLARLVLTNPSNKDEIINESQIKMSELKSKKDILLKQYKVPEWYLDIQYHCPICKDRGFLENGHKCNCLKQEIINDAYKMSNLSRVLESQNFSTLDTSIFSREKVPGANISPYENILEIVSICELFIMHFDKDNDENLLFYGDTGLGKTFMCNCIAKALLDKGYLVIYQTAFKMFEVIEDYKFKNSDSHISKDNYENLFDCDLLIIDDLGTELTNSFTNSELFNIINTRLLSGKKTIISTNLSPMQLGSEYAQRIFSRVFDRFKMVKFIGKDLRWENKK; encoded by the coding sequence ATGAAAGAATCTAAACTAAGAGAAATTTTGGTTTCTTATGAAAGAAAACGTGATAAAGCTGAATCAGATTTAGAAGATAGAAAAAGAGATGTATATAATCAGATACCAGAAATAAAAGCTATTGATGATGAGGTCTCTAAACTTGGTTTAAAATTGGCTAGACTAGTTCTTACAAATCCATCAAATAAAGATGAAATTATTAATGAATCTCAAATTAAAATGTCTGAGTTAAAATCAAAGAAAGACATTTTATTAAAGCAATATAAAGTTCCGGAATGGTATTTAGACATTCAATATCATTGTCCTATTTGCAAAGATAGAGGCTTTCTTGAAAACGGACACAAGTGTAACTGTTTAAAGCAAGAAATTATAAATGATGCTTATAAAATGTCAAATTTATCAAGAGTGCTTGAAAGCCAAAACTTTTCTACTTTAGATACATCTATTTTCTCTAGAGAAAAGGTTCCAGGTGCAAATATATCACCTTATGAAAATATTTTAGAGATAGTATCTATTTGCGAACTATTTATAATGCATTTTGATAAAGATAATGATGAAAATCTATTATTTTATGGTGATACTGGCCTAGGAAAAACATTTATGTGTAACTGTATAGCAAAAGCATTATTAGATAAAGGTTACTTAGTTATATATCAAACTGCATTTAAAATGTTTGAAGTTATAGAAGATTATAAGTTTAAAAATTCTGATAGTCATATAAGCAAAGATAATTATGAAAATTTATTTGACTGTGATCTTTTGATAATAGATGACTTAGGTACTGAACTTACAAATTCTTTTACTAATAGTGAATTATTTAATATAATAAACACTAGATTATTATCTGGTAAAAAAACCATTATATCTACTAATTTATCTCCTATGCAATTAGGATCTGAATATGCCCAAAGAATTTTTTCTAGGGTGTTTGATAGGTTTAAAATGGTTAAATTTATAGGTAAAGATTTAAGATGGGAAAATAAAAAGTAG
- a CDS encoding threonine aldolase family protein: protein MYSFKNDYSEGAHPRILETLLRTNLEQSEGYGKDTYCEQAEKLIKDKLNNQEVDVHFISGGTQTNLIAISSFLRPYEAVISANTGHIYVNEAGSIEATGHKVIPIDVEDGKLRKEDILLVLTKYSNEHVVKPKLVYISNSTEIGTIYTKSELENLSQVCKENNLILFMDGARLGSAITCRENDLTLEDISKLTDIFYIGGTKNGTLLGEALVICNKNLQDDFRYNLKQKGAMLAKGRLLGIQFIELFKDDLFFEIGKHENDMADILREGINNLGYDFFVNSPSNQIFPILNNSVLNELEKYYGFSIWEKIDENRSAIRLVTSFATKKEVCEEFIKVLARIKSNI, encoded by the coding sequence ATGTATAGCTTTAAAAATGATTATAGTGAGGGAGCGCATCCTAGAATACTTGAAACTTTATTAAGAACAAATTTAGAGCAAAGCGAAGGATATGGAAAAGATACATATTGTGAACAAGCTGAAAAATTAATTAAAGATAAGCTAAACAATCAAGAGGTAGATGTACATTTTATATCAGGTGGAACACAAACTAATTTAATCGCAATATCTTCATTTTTAAGACCATATGAAGCAGTAATATCTGCAAATACAGGGCATATATACGTAAATGAAGCAGGATCTATAGAAGCAACAGGACATAAAGTAATACCTATAGATGTTGAGGATGGAAAGCTTAGAAAAGAAGATATATTATTAGTTCTAACTAAGTATAGTAATGAACATGTTGTAAAGCCTAAGTTAGTTTACATATCTAACTCAACTGAAATTGGAACTATTTACACAAAAAGTGAATTAGAGAACTTAAGTCAAGTATGTAAGGAGAATAATTTAATACTATTTATGGATGGAGCTAGATTAGGTTCAGCAATAACATGCAGGGAGAATGACTTAACTTTAGAAGATATAAGTAAATTAACTGATATATTTTATATAGGTGGAACAAAAAATGGTACTCTTTTAGGAGAAGCATTAGTTATATGTAATAAAAACTTACAAGATGATTTTAGATATAATTTAAAGCAAAAAGGAGCAATGCTTGCTAAGGGAAGATTATTAGGAATACAGTTTATAGAACTATTTAAAGATGATTTATTCTTTGAAATAGGAAAACATGAGAATGATATGGCAGATATACTTAGAGAAGGTATAAATAATCTTGGTTATGATTTCTTTGTAAACTCTCCATCAAATCAAATATTCCCAATACTTAATAATAGTGTGCTTAATGAATTAGAAAAATATTATGGATTTAGCATATGGGAAAAAATAGATGAAAATAGATCTGCTATAAGACTTGTTACTTCATTTGCAACTAAAAAAGAAGTTTGCGAAGAGTTTATAAAAGTTTTAGCAAGAATAAAGAGTAATATATAA